In Thermocrinis minervae, a single genomic region encodes these proteins:
- a CDS encoding metal ABC transporter ATP-binding protein gives MNEIIRVENLTFAYRRGEYLFKDLSFSVYRGDFFCIVGPNGAGKTTLLKIILGLIKAQSGRILVNSKRVGYVPQRISVERFFTGTPAELFRAVAPKQKVGWIISFLHLENVLHRPYVKLSGGEQQKVLLSIAFLKDPDLLILDEPTTGLDIHAQEHVEEFLRTARKDKTLVVVSHDLGFVVRNATKVLCLGMQECRLVEPQDLKTMLVDIYGLH, from the coding sequence ATGAATGAGATAATAAGGGTAGAAAACCTAACCTTTGCCTACCGAAGGGGAGAGTATCTTTTTAAGGACCTTAGCTTCTCAGTGTACAGGGGAGACTTCTTCTGCATAGTTGGACCAAACGGTGCTGGAAAGACAACCCTCCTTAAGATAATACTCGGCCTGATAAAAGCGCAAAGTGGCAGGATTTTAGTAAATAGCAAAAGGGTTGGGTACGTACCGCAGAGAATTTCTGTGGAAAGGTTCTTTACTGGAACCCCGGCGGAACTCTTCAGGGCTGTAGCACCAAAGCAGAAGGTAGGCTGGATCATAAGCTTTCTCCACCTTGAGAATGTCCTCCACAGGCCTTACGTAAAGCTATCTGGAGGCGAGCAACAGAAGGTACTTCTTTCTATTGCCTTCCTTAAGGATCCAGACCTTCTTATCCTCGATGAGCCCACGACTGGTTTGGATATACATGCCCAGGAGCATGTGGAAGAGTTCTTAAGGACTGCCCGTAAGGACAAAACCCTTGTAGTAGTATCCCACGACCTTGGTTTTGTAGTGAGGAACGCCACAAAGGTACTATGCTTGGGTATGCAAGAGTGCAGGCTGGTAGAGCCTCAGGATTTAAAAACCATGCTGGTGGACATATACGGACTGCACTGA
- a CDS encoding metal ABC transporter substrate-binding protein, translating into MKVFLSLFLLLLGISFAKDLIVVSTYPLYYPVKNIVKDSYRVDVLIKTSGDPHHYELNPDDMRRLSQASLLITLGVEPWERKLMGYAKRTLEARNWVFLEKAYGQTDPHFWLSPKRTIAYVQGLKGDFVDENKKRQYLKKLYALDHEYRKGLSSCKFNLLVSTHLSLGYLKDYGISSVGIAGLHAEEEPRPKDLARLIDLIKEKGLRYILVEKGFSSDAVNKIAKEARVEVLYINTSMLPEGNKDYIDFMLENLQTLRRALECR; encoded by the coding sequence ATGAAGGTGTTTTTATCTTTATTCCTACTACTCTTAGGTATATCCTTTGCTAAGGACCTTATAGTGGTAAGCACGTACCCACTCTACTATCCAGTAAAGAACATAGTAAAAGATAGTTACAGAGTGGACGTACTCATCAAAACTTCTGGAGATCCCCATCACTACGAGCTTAACCCAGACGATATGAGAAGGCTTTCGCAGGCATCTTTGCTCATAACCTTAGGCGTGGAACCATGGGAGAGGAAGCTTATGGGCTACGCTAAGAGAACACTGGAGGCGAGAAATTGGGTATTCCTTGAAAAGGCTTACGGGCAGACAGATCCCCATTTTTGGCTTTCTCCCAAAAGGACCATAGCCTACGTCCAGGGCCTCAAGGGAGACTTCGTGGATGAAAACAAGAAGAGGCAGTACCTAAAGAAACTCTACGCCTTGGATCATGAATACAGAAAAGGCCTCTCATCGTGCAAGTTCAACCTCCTTGTGTCTACTCACCTTTCCCTAGGCTACCTGAAAGACTATGGCATTTCTTCCGTGGGTATAGCTGGGCTACATGCAGAAGAAGAGCCAAGACCCAAAGACCTGGCAAGATTGATAGACCTTATAAAAGAGAAGGGCCTAAGGTATATCCTGGTGGAGAAGGGTTTTAGCTCAGATGCCGTCAATAAGATAGCAAAGGAAGCAAGAGTTGAGGTACTTTACATAAACACCTCCATGTTGCCAGAGGGTAACAAAGACTACATAGATTTTATGCTTGAAAACCTTCAAACTTTGCGCAGAGCTTTAGAGTGCAGATGA
- a CDS encoding DUF420 domain-containing protein, translating to MEGKLLLDTLGAITIGISGLCIIAGLVFIKKNLREYHKRSMITASFFALIFVALYLIKNALYPPEKYMGPYRGLFLTILWSHTILALVNFPLAVVTLFYGLKGLHHKHRKVAPITAFVWIYVAFTGWLIYVFMRWLNP from the coding sequence ATGGAAGGTAAGCTTCTGTTGGACACTCTTGGCGCTATAACCATAGGTATAAGTGGGCTTTGCATAATAGCGGGCCTTGTCTTCATAAAGAAGAACCTCAGGGAGTACCACAAGAGAAGTATGATCACTGCATCCTTCTTTGCACTCATCTTTGTAGCCCTATACCTCATAAAGAACGCCCTCTACCCGCCTGAGAAGTACATGGGACCTTACAGGGGGCTTTTCCTTACCATACTGTGGTCGCATACCATACTCGCCTTGGTAAACTTTCCTCTAGCTGTCGTTACCTTGTTTTATGGACTTAAAGGACTACACCACAAGCATAGAAAGGTTGCTCCTATAACCGCCTTTGTGTGGATCTATGTAGCCTTTACTGGATGGTTGATTTACGTATTCATGAGATGGCTAAACCCATGA
- a CDS encoding cytochrome C oxidase subunit I has protein sequence MERKLFLLAITSLGVGGFLAFVVAMARTPGVYKYFPPNYFYHALVGHVDLAIVVFLLTFTMVLWQRYYQTVPRFSYYLALAGFFLIAAAALAGQGKAVSNNYLPTIVHPLFFLGAGSFFAGFWIATLSTLPRAMKDISSTYPEKHTLSLTVALSFLMLVAFLLSTFKTGSHDEVYLFYERLYWAPGHIHQYINGALLLFCWYYLSKKDIKIDKLRWVSVSFLLFGSLLALVPVLFQDPVSREAKVFTEVAYAVGLGIPMFVHAFFILKEAGLKPEGLHKTGLLLSMSLYFLGIAIAYMGFGQDLRVPAHYHGAVTSLTLSLMILSYDYLVGEGKRIKLSLSKLQTIMYGVGMILFVLGLYFAGKRHAPRKTYGTAYTDDPFVLFSLALMGVGTLLAVISGIIFVVYVLKKSLEVSDHGR, from the coding sequence ATGGAGAGAAAGCTTTTCCTACTGGCTATAACCTCTTTGGGTGTTGGTGGTTTTTTAGCCTTTGTTGTGGCAATGGCCCGCACACCTGGCGTATACAAGTACTTCCCCCCTAATTACTTCTACCACGCACTCGTAGGACACGTAGACCTAGCCATAGTTGTATTCTTGCTTACCTTCACCATGGTACTATGGCAAAGGTACTACCAAACAGTTCCACGCTTTAGCTACTACCTAGCTCTTGCTGGCTTTTTCCTTATAGCTGCTGCAGCTCTTGCAGGTCAGGGAAAGGCCGTCTCTAACAACTACCTTCCCACCATAGTGCATCCCCTTTTCTTCCTTGGAGCTGGTTCTTTTTTTGCAGGTTTCTGGATAGCTACCCTTTCAACCTTACCTAGGGCTATGAAAGATATATCTTCCACATATCCTGAAAAACATACCCTTTCGTTGACTGTAGCTTTATCCTTCCTTATGCTAGTAGCTTTTCTACTTTCTACCTTTAAAACAGGCTCTCACGATGAGGTTTATCTCTTCTACGAGAGGCTTTATTGGGCACCAGGCCACATACACCAGTACATAAACGGTGCTCTTCTCCTCTTCTGCTGGTACTACCTCTCAAAGAAAGACATCAAAATAGACAAGTTAAGATGGGTATCTGTGAGCTTTTTGTTGTTTGGTTCACTCTTGGCCTTGGTTCCCGTTCTCTTCCAGGACCCAGTATCCAGAGAGGCTAAGGTGTTTACCGAGGTGGCCTACGCGGTAGGCTTGGGCATTCCCATGTTTGTGCACGCCTTCTTCATACTCAAGGAAGCAGGTCTAAAGCCGGAAGGATTACATAAAACTGGACTTCTTCTCTCTATGAGTCTTTACTTTTTAGGCATAGCTATAGCCTATATGGGTTTTGGCCAGGATCTAAGGGTTCCTGCTCACTATCACGGAGCCGTGACCAGTTTAACCCTCTCCCTTATGATACTATCCTACGACTATCTTGTAGGAGAAGGTAAAAGGATAAAACTAAGTCTCTCTAAGCTACAGACGATTATGTACGGTGTTGGGATGATCCTCTTCGTACTGGGTCTGTACTTTGCGGGCAAAAGGCACGCTCCACGCAAAACCTACGGCACTGCCTATACTGATGACCCCTTCGTTCTGTTTTCCTTAGCTCTTATGGGTGTGGGAACCCTTTTGGCCGTGATATCTGGGATAATATTCGTTGTATACGTTCTGAAGAAATCTTTAGAGGTATCTGACCATGGAAGGTAA
- the cyoE gene encoding heme o synthase, with protein sequence MVKLTKAISYTTTIRDYIALTKPGIVLLVLITTLTGMYFAKRGIPNLDLVLWTLVGTGLASGGSAVLNQVFEKDIDAIMSRTSNRPIPLGAVPPSHALVFGITLIVIALLVMFYFTNPLATFFTALAAFWYSVVYTLMLKRKTPLATEIGGVSGALPPVIGYTAVSNSLSVEPLLLFLIMFVWQPPHFWVLAIKYLEDYKKANVPALPVVAGIHQTKLKTLLYTASLLPISLLPSVYGMAGKLYFFCALILSLVYIAVTIYAFFFRKEKYMLVFFYSIIYLALLFSLMVFDMVR encoded by the coding sequence ATGGTGAAGTTAACAAAGGCTATATCATACACAACCACCATTAGAGACTACATAGCGCTTACAAAACCAGGTATTGTGCTACTCGTACTCATAACTACCTTGACGGGTATGTACTTCGCCAAAAGGGGAATACCAAACTTAGACCTTGTCCTATGGACCCTTGTAGGTACTGGCTTAGCATCTGGAGGCTCTGCAGTGCTCAACCAAGTGTTTGAGAAAGATATAGATGCCATAATGAGTAGAACCTCCAATAGGCCTATACCTTTGGGTGCGGTTCCACCATCGCATGCCCTTGTGTTTGGTATAACGCTCATAGTCATAGCCCTCCTGGTTATGTTCTACTTTACAAACCCTCTGGCCACATTCTTTACAGCCCTTGCAGCCTTTTGGTACTCAGTAGTCTACACGCTTATGCTCAAGAGAAAAACTCCTCTGGCCACTGAGATAGGTGGTGTTTCTGGTGCTCTGCCACCTGTCATAGGCTATACGGCTGTGTCCAACAGTTTGAGCGTAGAACCTTTGCTTCTGTTTCTCATAATGTTCGTGTGGCAACCTCCACACTTTTGGGTGCTAGCCATAAAGTACCTTGAAGATTACAAAAAGGCTAACGTTCCAGCGCTGCCAGTGGTAGCTGGCATACATCAAACAAAGCTAAAGACACTGCTCTACACAGCCTCCCTTTTACCCATAAGCCTTCTTCCCTCTGTCTACGGTATGGCAGGGAAGCTTTACTTCTTCTGTGCCCTAATCCTCAGCCTTGTTTACATCGCGGTAACCATATACGCCTTCTTCTTCAGGAAGGAAAAGTACATGCTGGTATTCTTCTATTCTATAATTTACCTTGCTCTGCTCTTTTCTTTGATGGTGTTTGACATGGTGAGATAA
- a CDS encoding COX15/CtaA family protein, whose translation MKVKLFLLLGILFTYLVMVWGGLVRTTDSGLACPSWPLCYGDFSIPKDLSAKLEMGHRTISGLAGVFVLLSFIYVWRQYKGLPKLTSAIALFFTLSAAFTGMRMIKEETPHLKHLSHMFIESFHIYESMLVLFGLVLTYRFLYSQRWTRGSIPLWAYAFAIATMLTGVLVRYTGSGEACGHEWPTCNGYLIPPMEDWRVALQFIHRNLAYTTWLAFLIVFLADRNRITLITFLLINLQFVFAISMVLSGFFTPLVFLDTASGFFLFVWLTYHVNLSLGSKREVRLAW comes from the coding sequence ATGAAGGTAAAACTTTTTTTGTTGTTGGGTATCCTGTTTACGTACCTCGTCATGGTATGGGGAGGTCTTGTAAGGACCACAGACTCTGGACTCGCCTGCCCCAGCTGGCCTTTGTGCTACGGTGACTTTAGCATACCTAAGGACCTCTCTGCAAAGCTCGAGATGGGGCACAGAACCATAAGCGGATTGGCTGGTGTGTTTGTCCTGCTTAGCTTCATCTACGTGTGGAGGCAATACAAGGGACTTCCCAAACTGACTTCAGCCATAGCTTTGTTTTTTACCCTCAGCGCCGCTTTTACTGGTATGAGGATGATAAAGGAAGAAACTCCACACCTTAAACACCTCTCACACATGTTCATAGAGTCCTTTCACATATACGAGTCTATGCTTGTACTCTTTGGACTTGTGCTTACATACAGGTTTCTCTACTCGCAAAGGTGGACAAGGGGTAGCATACCTCTATGGGCTTACGCTTTTGCCATAGCTACGATGCTTACTGGAGTACTAGTAAGGTACACTGGCTCAGGTGAGGCCTGTGGACATGAGTGGCCGACCTGTAACGGTTACCTTATACCTCCTATGGAAGACTGGCGGGTAGCTCTACAGTTCATCCATAGGAACCTCGCCTACACCACATGGCTTGCCTTTTTGATAGTCTTTCTTGCAGACAGAAACAGGATAACACTTATTACCTTCTTGCTCATAAACCTTCAATTTGTCTTTGCCATAAGCATGGTTCTGTCTGGTTTCTTTACACCCCTTGTTTTCTTAGATACAGCCTCAGGCTTTTTCTTGTTTGTATGGCTCACTTACCATGTAAACCTGAGCTTGGGCTCTAAAAGAGAGGTAAGGTTAGCATGGTGA
- the metG gene encoding methionine--tRNA ligase, with protein sequence MEKFYVTTPIYYVNDVPHIGHAYTTIAADTLARYYRLRGFDVFFLTGTDEHGLKIQKAAEEKGIHPKELVDQNAQNFINLWKELNISFDHFIRTTDPYHVKFVQEVFRISYERGDIYLGEYEGWYCVGCEEFKSEAELLEGNVCPTHLKPCEYIKEPSYFFRLSKYQDRLLELYESQKEFVLPSYRFNEVVSFVRQGLKDLSVTRPRQRVRWGIQVPFDPDHTIYVWFDALFNYVSAVEGKHYWPADLHLVGKDILRFHAVYWPAFLMSTGYELPRKVFAHGWWKVEGHKMSKSLGNVVHPLDLVRTYGLDEIRYFLLRDMPFGDDGDLRRDSIIKRLSGELANEIGNLFSRVWSMDLKYLGGSVSGQKDIQYQTLALDVVESYHRSMQRVDFYNALEEVLRLSSFLNKYVDQQAPWTLAKTDQEKLQKVLYTLTDGVFLLICLLYPFMPGKMQRALENLGGIQIPTQMGPYTYSQYTVKEKLVLFPRPE encoded by the coding sequence ATGGAGAAGTTTTACGTTACCACGCCCATATACTACGTGAACGACGTGCCCCATATAGGACACGCTTACACAACCATAGCTGCCGACACTCTGGCACGCTACTACAGGCTAAGAGGCTTTGATGTCTTTTTCTTGACAGGGACGGATGAGCATGGGCTAAAGATACAGAAGGCTGCAGAGGAGAAGGGCATACATCCAAAAGAACTGGTAGACCAGAATGCCCAGAACTTCATTAACCTATGGAAGGAGCTAAACATAAGCTTTGACCACTTCATAAGGACAACGGACCCATACCATGTGAAGTTCGTACAGGAAGTCTTCAGGATAAGCTACGAGAGAGGGGACATATACCTAGGAGAATATGAAGGTTGGTACTGTGTAGGTTGTGAAGAGTTCAAGAGTGAGGCCGAACTCTTAGAAGGAAACGTATGCCCAACGCATCTTAAACCCTGCGAGTACATAAAAGAGCCCTCTTACTTTTTCAGGCTCTCCAAGTACCAGGATAGGCTCTTAGAACTTTATGAAAGCCAAAAGGAATTTGTGCTTCCATCATACAGGTTCAATGAAGTTGTAAGCTTTGTAAGGCAAGGCCTTAAGGACCTGTCGGTAACAAGACCCAGACAGAGGGTAAGATGGGGCATACAGGTACCCTTTGATCCAGACCACACCATATACGTATGGTTTGATGCCCTGTTTAACTACGTATCTGCGGTGGAGGGAAAACATTACTGGCCTGCAGACCTACACCTAGTGGGTAAAGACATATTACGGTTCCATGCTGTTTATTGGCCTGCCTTTCTAATGTCTACAGGTTACGAGCTACCAAGGAAGGTGTTTGCTCATGGTTGGTGGAAGGTAGAGGGGCATAAGATGTCCAAATCCCTCGGTAACGTGGTACATCCTCTAGACCTTGTTAGGACCTATGGACTTGACGAAATAAGATACTTCCTCTTGAGGGATATGCCTTTCGGGGATGACGGAGATCTTAGGAGAGATTCCATAATCAAGAGGTTGTCAGGGGAGCTTGCCAATGAAATAGGAAACCTTTTCAGCAGAGTTTGGAGCATGGACCTCAAGTACTTAGGCGGTTCAGTAAGTGGGCAAAAGGACATACAGTATCAAACCCTTGCACTTGATGTCGTAGAAAGCTACCACAGAAGCATGCAGAGGGTAGACTTCTACAACGCTCTGGAGGAGGTGTTAAGGCTCTCTTCTTTCTTGAACAAGTACGTAGACCAGCAGGCACCTTGGACTCTGGCAAAAACGGACCAAGAGAAGCTTCAAAAAGTCCTGTATACGCTGACGGATGGTGTCTTCCTTCTGATATGCCTTCTCTATCCTTTCATGCCTGGAAAGATGCAAAGAGCCCTTGAAAACCTCGGGGGTATCCAGATACCCACACAGATGGGACCTTACACTTACAGCCAATACACAGTAAAAGAAAAGCTTGTCCTTTTCCCAAGGCCTGAATGA
- a CDS encoding lipoate--protein ligase family protein: MKLYVVKELEGFLPATLFQAMAQLGQECLIITEPKDTFLSLGYFDNLKYLIDIHECQKLKVPIMRRITGGGAVLLSKGQVFYQLVIDRHKAPFKVEEAYRKFSKPVIEVYRRLGLEVYYRPINDLVTKEGRKISGQGACDVGRMFVFVGNVLVNFDTHLMARLFRLPKEFVSFVEEALRENLTWLERELNRMVSFEEVASLLVEEFSKMLDLEGPYLLPEEALNLAQSIAQEQSSPECLFEDTGRKHELIKLREGVYLKLVDSGLLLIEDGLVKRSLSFEE, encoded by the coding sequence ATGAAGCTTTACGTAGTAAAAGAGCTGGAAGGTTTCTTGCCAGCCACCCTTTTCCAAGCAATGGCTCAACTAGGGCAGGAATGTTTGATAATAACGGAACCAAAAGACACCTTCCTCAGCCTCGGTTACTTTGACAACCTCAAGTACCTTATAGATATCCACGAATGTCAGAAACTGAAGGTGCCCATCATGAGACGTATTACAGGAGGAGGTGCTGTTTTGCTCTCGAAGGGTCAGGTCTTCTACCAACTGGTTATAGATAGACACAAGGCTCCATTCAAAGTGGAAGAAGCCTACAGGAAGTTCTCCAAGCCAGTCATAGAGGTTTACAGAAGGCTAGGTCTTGAGGTCTACTACAGGCCTATAAATGACCTTGTGACCAAGGAAGGAAGGAAGATAAGCGGTCAGGGGGCGTGTGATGTGGGGAGAATGTTTGTGTTCGTGGGAAACGTCCTCGTGAACTTTGACACCCACCTTATGGCCAGGCTTTTTAGATTACCCAAGGAGTTTGTTAGCTTTGTGGAGGAGGCGCTTAGGGAGAATCTAACGTGGCTGGAGAGGGAGCTAAACAGGATGGTATCCTTTGAAGAGGTTGCTTCCCTTCTTGTAGAAGAGTTTTCCAAGATGTTAGACCTTGAAGGTCCATACCTACTGCCTGAAGAAGCCTTGAATCTTGCACAAAGTATAGCTCAAGAACAGAGCTCTCCCGAATGCCTCTTTGAAGACACGGGAAGAAAACATGAACTTATAAAGCTCAGAGAGGGAGTTTA